The following nucleotide sequence is from Streptomyces sp. HUAS CB01.
CCCGGGGCGATCTCCACCGGCGGCGACCCATGGGTCCAGTCGGGATCTCCGACCGTGCGGCAGAAGGCGAGAACGTCGCGACGTGCGAGCGCTTCGCCGCGGAGGTCGGTGGGTAAGCCGGGCTGGTTCACCAGCTCCTCCCCCGGCGCCACCTCCAGGCTGCCGCCGCCGACCACGACGAGCCGGGACACGCCGGCCGCCCGCACGGCGTCGACCACGGCGCGGTTCAGTGCGAGGAAGGGCTCCCTCGGATCTCTGCCGTCGCGCGGGGGTACCAGCGCGGTGGCCCCCGCATCGTGACCGGCGGCAAGGGCGGCGACCCGGCGCGTGTCCCCCGCCCGGTGTACCTGGCTCACCGCGCAGCGGCTTGCCCGGTGCTGGTCGACGCACCCCGATGCCCGCCACCGGAATCACGACAGGCGCCCCTCCGCTGGGCACCTGCACCTACTCCGCCGCGACACCGACGAGACCGATCGCCGACGCGGTGGTAGTGACCGTGCCGCGTCGCGTGCTGCGGGCTGTCCGTGGCCTGGCTGATCTCCTGGTGAGTGGGCAGGAGCCTGTCCGATGCGGCCGGGACCGGGCTCGGCCGGCTTGATCCTCGAGCGCCTGGAGCCGAACCAGCCGGAGTGCACCGGGAGCATCCTCTCTGCCGCTCGTGATCGGGCAGCGACCCCGTTTGACCTTGACACGGTGACAAGGTCTTCACTGCTTCCCAAGGAGGTGGTCCCGATGACCGCGACGAGGCAGGAGACGGATGCGCTACGAGCGCTTCGGGGACTGGAGGACAGCCGTTCATCAGTACGCCTGCGCGCTGCTCTGGCGGTAGGCACGGCTCCTGACCCGTGCTTCGTCGACAAGCTCGTCGAGCGATGCGCGATCGAGCCCGAGTTCTTCGTCCGCGACATGCTGACCTGGGCACTCGTCCGCCACCCGGTGTCCCTGACGCTCCCCGGTCTGCTCCGCGAGGTCCGTTCGGAGCGTGCGCAGGCACGCAGCCAGGCGCTGCACACACTGTCCAAGATCGGGGACCAGCAGGCATGGGCTGCGATCACCCAGGCAGTGTTGTCCGACGCCGACGACGAGGTGGCGAGGAGCGCCTGGCGGGCCGCGGTCGTGCTCGTGCCGGAGGGCGAGGAGTCCGCATTGGCCACGGTGCTGGCAACGCAGCTCGGGCGCGGTGAGCAGGAGACACAGCTCAGTCTCAGCCAGGCCCTGGTCGCCCTGGGGGAAGTGATCGTGCCGGCCCTGCATGCCGCGACGACCGCCTCCGATCCGCGCAGGCGTGCGCACGCGGTCGCGACACAACGGCTGCTGCGCGATCCGGACGCCGGATTCGAGTCGGCGATCGAGGAGGCCAAGCGCGTCGTGGCCCTCGCCGGGGCCCCCAAGACTGAAGATCGAGAACTGTGCTGATCGGTGAGGTGGCGAGACGGTCCGGGGTCAGCGCCCGCATGCTCCGGCACTACGAGTCGCTCGGTCTGGTGCGGCCCTCGGGTCGTTCGGGCTCCGGATATCGGGAGTACTCCGCGAAGGACATCCGGCGCATCTTCCACATCGAGAGCCTGCGGTCGCTGGGCCTGTCGCTGCGTGAGATCGGGCGCGCGCTCGACGATCCCGGTTTCACGCCGTCGGCGCTCGTCGGCGACCTCATCCGTCAGACGAGTGACCGCATCGCGGCCGAGACCGAGTTGCTCACGCGGTTGCGCCGAATCGACGCCGCGGACCCTGGCGGCTGGGAGGACGTCCTCCAGGTCGTCGCGCTCCTCCAGGCACTGGGGTCGCAGAGCGCCGACGCCCGCCAGCGCGCCGCCCTGGCCTCGGTCGACCGGGTTCCCGTGCCGGTGGAGGCTCTGGTCGAGGCGGCACTGAGCGAGACGGAGCCGAACGTCGCCGGCGCCCTGCGGTGGGCACTTGCGCAATCGGGCGAAGGCGGCGCGGAACTGCTGGCGAAGGGCCTCGGCTCACCGGTGGCCGCGGTGCGGAAACGTGCCGTTCAGTCCCTCGCCGCGATGCCGGGTGGTGAGGCGACCACGCACCTGCGGGACGCCCTCACGAACCCCGACATCGAGGTGCGTGGGTGTGCGGCGCTGGCGCTCGGGCCACGCGGAGTGGCCGAAACGGTCCCGACGCTCATCGACTTGATCGTGGCGGGACGGAACGACACCGAGGCAGCCGACGCACTGAGCACGCTGGCGAGCGACACCGCGACGGCCGATCAGATCGCGACCAGGCTCGTCGACATCCTCGCCCACGACACCACGGAAGCGCCTGCACGCGGACGGCTGACCCAGGCGCTGGCGGGCATTCCGGGGACGACGGCGTCACGTGCCCTCGTGGAGCTGTCGCATGACGAAGACCGTTCTGTCGCGTTGACTGCCGCCTACCTTCTCCAGCTCCGCGACGCGCGGTGACGGACCTCGCCGCGGATGCCCCGCACGGGGACCGCGGGGCGGCGGGCTCCGGAACCTGTCACATCCGCCGAGGGGGAGGAGCCGGCCAAGGTGACGTCGTCCACGCCACCGGCTCCCGCTCCGGACGGCTCTCGTGGATCTTTGGCTTGACTCCCGCTCCGTGGTGTCGGCGAAGGCCGGCGCCGGCAGGCGAGTTGTCGTAGTCCTACGCCGCGACGGACACGGGCCTGCTTCCCTAGCCCTCCGCGGTGGCGGCGGTCCTCGGTCCGTGACGCTGAGACCGGCTGCCTGTGCAGGGCGCCGCTCCCGCCGGCAGCGCTGTCCCGAAAGTAGCGCTGCAGGTTCGTCACGGCCTGAGCGTCGCGACGAAATATTGCAGCCGCTGCCCGAACAGTTGCGGAGAAGCTGCGAACGACATGGGTGCCACTGATCCGTTCTGACGGTGGTTCCAGGGAATGCTGGAGCGTGCTCGGGTTGGTGGCCGCGGCGTTCGACCGCGTCTCACGCGTCAGCGAACGGGATCGGCCACCCCGGCGAGGAGGGCGGCAGCCTCCTCCTGCGCGAGGGCGCGCTCGTACACGAGCTCGCCGGTCATCCCGGGAAGGAATCGGCCGGCGGGCCAACTCCTCCGGTACGGGGGCGGGTCGACGACCACCAGCCGCACCCCGTCCACGGCCGGGATGTCCGCGGGTTTGCCTTCGTTCCAGACCCACTCGCCGTCGGCACCGACCAGGTTGAAGGAGCCGAAGGTCGGCACCATCCCAGACTGGTCGCGGCAACAGGCGACGGCTTCGGGCGAGGGCGCCTCGCCCTCGACGAGGCCCCTGCCGATCAGCGCGTCTGCAAGGAGAGTGTGCAGCTGGAAGTTGTCGCCGATGCCGGACATGCGCAGCACGAATCCGGCGCCGGTCGCCCGGTCGAGCGCGATGAGCGGCTCGTCGTCGAGGACGGCGAGGGCGTAGGTGAGGCACTTGAACGGCTCAGCGGACAGCTCCGCGACCCGGGCGACCGCAGCCCACAGCCCCTCTCGACCGGGGGCCTCGCGCCGCACCCGCGGCGAGTTGAGCATCGCCACACAGGCCATCTCGAACTGCGGAAGCGCCTGCCAGGCCATCACGGGCTCGAAGCCGATCCGCTCGAAGTCGGCCTCTTCCAGGCCCTCACCCTCGTGGTCGGGCAACGCGCCACGTCCCGCGGCCGCCCATCGCTCGCAGAAGACGGCGGCCTGCTCGAAGGCATCCAGGGCGCTCGAGAACACGTCGGGCGCACACACCAGCGGGTCGGCACCCCGCTCGACACATGCCCCGGTCATCACGGCCACCACCGCTCGCGGGCCGGCCGGCACCTGGCCGAGCACGGTGGCCAGCCGGGGCCCGGCCGCCTGAAGCTCAGCAGGTGCCGCCTTCCCGAAACCACGCGTCAGCCGTGTGAAGGCACGCTCAGCCGCGTCCGCGTCCTGGGCCCGTACGGCCGCTTCGAAGTCCTCGACGGCGGCAGGAAACCGCCCACGTCCGAATATCATCCGCGCACACTAGCCGACGCCTGCGACAACCCCGGGCAGCCGCCGGCACGTTGTACGGGCCACAGGCGAAGCCGCTGCGCCACCCGGGAGTCCTGGGCAGGTGCGCCGGTCGACGCGAAACATGACAACCTCGGCGCCGCACTGGACGACTCGCTCAGCACCTGGCTCGACGCCCTCAAGAAGGCAGCGGAACAGCCGGCGACCCCGCGCCGAGCCTCCCGGTGAAAGGTGGTGCCGGGGGCGAGGGAGCCGTCGAGTCCTCCCTGACCGGGCACGTTCACGCCGGCGGTGACCGGCGGCCCATCGGGCCGCCGGCTCCGTCCCCGCCGGACGCCACCCGGGGCGGGCCTTGCAGGGGCCGGGAACTCCTCAGGCGGAGATGGCCTCGAGGAGGTCGCCGACCTTGGGATCGGGCAATGCGCGGGCCACGTCGGCCTGGGTCACGATGCCCACCAGGGTGTGGCCGTCGATCACCGGAAGGCGGCGGACCTTGTGCTCGCTCATGGTCCGCAGGATCTCTTCCGCGTCGTCATCGGCCCCGATGGTCACCGCTTCGCCCTGGGCGAGTTCCCCGGCCTTCACCTGCGCAGGGTCCTTCCCGGCTCCGAGGACCTTCACGACGATGTCGCGGTCCGTGAGCATCCCCTTCAGCCGTTCGTCCGTACCGCAGATCGGCAGAGCACCCACACCGAGGTCCGTCATCTTCTTCGCCGCGTCCAGGACGGACTCGTTCGCACCGACGCACGTGGCATCCGGTGTCATGATCTCTCGCGCGGTGGTCATGACGCTCTCCTCCTCCGCCTGTCGGAACCGTTGCTACGTGGCGCCTGCTCAGAGCACGACCGCGTACGCGCCGCGGCGCCTGATTGCGAGGAGGAAGAGCCCCAGCCTGCGGGCCGGAAGGGGGAGATCGTCGGAGCAGGTGACGTGGCGCTTCCTACGGTCGGCGGCCGAGAGGCTGCGTGAGTTCGGCTCGGCCGAACAGCAGCGCATAGCCGGGAGGCAGTGCCGCGAGTACGCGGTCGAGAAGGTCCGGGCCCGCGAGTGCGGCGACGACATGGAGAACCGCTCCGGCCTCCCACCGCGCGGTGGCGGGGGTGAGTCCGGCACGTGCGGCGAGGTCCTTGACGAAGCCCCACCCGGTGAGCGGTTCGATCTCGGGGACCTGCGAGGTGAACACGAGGGCCGCCTCGACGGGGAGACAGGCGGCGAGCTGCACGCGTTCGTCGCCCGTCAGCTGCCGGCCGAAGGCGGCGAGGACGGCCCGGACGGCTGTCTCGGCGCGTTCGCGGGTGGGGTAGGCGCCTTCGTAGCGGACTCTTTCGAGCAGGTGATGGAACGTCACACCCGGTGCGGTCGCAACCGTTTCGAGCTGGGGCACCATCGGCGGAGGGACTGCCTTTCTCGTGAAGCGGTCGCAATTCTGCTACCGCGCTGGAGTGAGGGGGTGCGGGGCGGGCCGAGCCGGGAGGCGTGTCCCGCCCCACGGAATTCGGGGTGAGTCAGCTGCTGAGCTGCTTGCGGGCGGATCCCTCACCGATGGCGATCTTGCGCGGCTTGGCGCGCTCCGCGATGGGGATGCGCAGGGTCAGGACACCCGCGTCGTAGTCGGCACTGATGCGCTCGGTGTCGAGCGTGTCGGCCAGCACGAGCTGGCGGGAGAAGACACCGAGAGGGCGCTCGGACAGCTCCATCTGCACGTCGTCGGCCTTCACCAGCGGCCGGCGCTCGGCCTTCACGGTGAGCATGTTCCGCTCGACGTCGATCTCGATCGCGTCCGGGGTGACACCCGGCAGATCCAGGGCGATCACGTACTCGTCGCCGTTGCGGTATGCGTCCATCGGCACCGCGGAGGGCCGGGACCACGTCCCCGTCGTCCCCAGGAGCTGCTGCGTGAGCCGGTCGAACTCCCGGAAGGGGTCGGTGCGCATCAACATCGTGAAACACCTCCAGTCGGTTCAGGCAGTACCTGCCAATGCGCTGCAACCTGCTTCCGTTGTAGCACGTCATCCAAACGATGACAACTATGGGTGTCGTCGAAACGATGACGGGCGGTCGAGTGCCCCCATGAACCGAACAGCCCGGGGACCCCGACCCGCCGCCGGCCTCCTTGCACGCCACCGCGGCGGCCCTGAACACGATCCGCCGACGACGACCCAGCCGCCCTTCTCACCCCGCTCGCCGGCACCCACCCACACCTTCGAACCGACCACCCGGCTCGCCACCCGCGACGAACCGACCACCTGGTCCTCGCCACCCGCGTCGAGCAGATCACCCGCCACGCCGGCACCTCCGTACCGACTCCGGCGAGCAGCGACGCGACGGCCGAACGCTTCGACACGACCCCGCGCCGGACGCGGACAGGTGGGCGGCGCTCGACGTTCGGGTCGCGTCGCAGGTTGACCTTCGACGAGGTGAGCGCCTACCGCATCTCTCGACGTACTGCTCCGCTTCGGGAGGCGCCGCGGTCGAGATACGGCGCCGGGGTATGCCTCTTCCCATGAGCGCAGGAGGAGCACGTCCGTGGAGTGGGCCTTCCCTGCGCTCGTGCGGGACAGCTTGGCGCGCAGCCCGGCCGGGGTGGGCACGCCGTCGTGATCTTCGTGTGCGAGGATGCCGCGTCGCCGCGGCGCCGCGTCCCCGTGCCGCCCCGCCGCCGCGACGGCAGGGAGTAAGGGGACGTTCGGCACGGGAGCGGCGGAGGGCGAGGCGCGATGATAGGGACGGTGTTCCGCAGCGAGGACGTGCCGGTCGAGGACAGGTTCGACTGCTGGCGGGACATGCTGGGCCGGACGCGCTCCAGCGACATGGCCAGCGCGCACGCCGACGCCTTCTGGGCGGAGTGCCGGCTGATGGAACTCGGCCCGGTGACCGTGTTGCCGATGGCGGCCCTCCCGGCGCGCTACCGGCGCGGGCCCGCGATGGTACGCCGCTCGGACCCCGAGCTGTACCACCTCTCCCTGCTCCTCGACGGCGGGCTGGGACTCGACCAGGCGGGCCGGGCGGACACCTTCGGCCCGGGCGATCTGCATCTGGTCGACAGCTCCCACCCGTACGACCTCGGCCCGGACCGGGAAGGGGACTGCCGTCCCGTCAGGGGCGTGGGCGTTGACTTCCCGAAGGCGCTGCTGCCGCTCCCGGAGGACCGGGTGCACGCCCTGCTGGGCCGGGCCCTGCCGGCGGCGGACGGCATCGGCGCCCTCCTGCGGGACTGCCTGACCGGCCTGGACCGGCAGGCCGACTTCCTCCGGCCCTCCGACGCGCCGCGTCTGGGCACGGTCGTGCTCGACCTGGTCGCGGCGCTCGTCGCCCACGTCCTGGAGGCCGAGACGGCGCTGCCGCCGGAGAGCCGCCGACAGGTGATGTTCCGGCGCATCTCCGCCTTCATCCGCCGGAACCTGCAGGATCCGCGGCTCACCCCGCCCGCCGTCGCGGCCGCCCACCACATCTCCCTCAGCCAACTGCACCGGATCTTCCAGCTCGAGGCACACGGCGAGACGGTCGCGGCGTTCATCCGCGCCCGGCGACTCGAAGGCGCCGGGCGCGACCTGGCGGACTCCCGGACGAGCGCCGAGCCCGTCCACGTCGTCGCCGCCCGCTGGGGCTTCCCGCGTGCGCCGGAGTTCACCCGCGCCTTCCGCACCGCGTACGGGTGCTCCCCGACGGAGCACCGGATGCGGGCGCTGTCCGAGCGCCGTGGGCCCACCCCCGTGGAGCCCACCGCGACCACCGAGCCGCCCCGCGGTCCGGTGCCCTGAACCTATGCGCAGCGCACGGGCCTCCCGGTCCGTTCGCCACCGATTGCGACGCACGGCCAACGAACCGTGGACGCCACGCCAACGACAACCGGCTCTCGTCCGGCAACAGTTGACGCCGCTCGGATGCGTGACCCGCGCACACGCACCGGCTCCGCGCTCCCACTCGCACCCGGCACCCCGGCACCCCGGCACCCCGGCACCCCGGCACCCCGGCACCCCGGCACGAAGTTCGCGTTCTGGTGCTCCGTCGTCAACGACCACGGCAACACGTGGGTCCTGGGCCGCATCACGGGCACCGACCACACCACGGGCCGGGTGCACGACCCGCGCGCGAGCCGGCCCGCGCAGAGGCGCCACACCCGGTCCGTGCCCGGCGGGAGCCCGTCCGCGGTCCACGACATGGTCGAGAAGGATCCCGCCTGCCGCGCGGACCGTGGCGGGCCGGAGGTCCTCCTCGGACCCGAAGAGCGCGAACACCCCGTTCTTGCTCAGCCCCGACTCGCTCGCCGGGCGCCCAGCGACAGTCCATCCAGCCCTTCCACCGAGGCGATGCCGACAATGCGCCGGAACCAGCGGCCGGGTCCGGTCGCCGCGCTCGATCCGCC
It contains:
- a CDS encoding HEAT repeat domain-containing protein; amino-acid sequence: MTATRQETDALRALRGLEDSRSSVRLRAALAVGTAPDPCFVDKLVERCAIEPEFFVRDMLTWALVRHPVSLTLPGLLREVRSERAQARSQALHTLSKIGDQQAWAAITQAVLSDADDEVARSAWRAAVVLVPEGEESALATVLATQLGRGEQETQLSLSQALVALGEVIVPALHAATTASDPRRRAHAVATQRLLRDPDAGFESAIEEAKRVVALAGAPKTEDRELC
- a CDS encoding MerR family transcriptional regulator — encoded protein: MLIGEVARRSGVSARMLRHYESLGLVRPSGRSGSGYREYSAKDIRRIFHIESLRSLGLSLREIGRALDDPGFTPSALVGDLIRQTSDRIAAETELLTRLRRIDAADPGGWEDVLQVVALLQALGSQSADARQRAALASVDRVPVPVEALVEAALSETEPNVAGALRWALAQSGEGGAELLAKGLGSPVAAVRKRAVQSLAAMPGGEATTHLRDALTNPDIEVRGCAALALGPRGVAETVPTLIDLIVAGRNDTEAADALSTLASDTATADQIATRLVDILAHDTTEAPARGRLTQALAGIPGTTASRALVELSHDEDRSVALTAAYLLQLRDAR
- a CDS encoding CBS domain-containing protein; translation: MTTAREIMTPDATCVGANESVLDAAKKMTDLGVGALPICGTDERLKGMLTDRDIVVKVLGAGKDPAQVKAGELAQGEAVTIGADDDAEEILRTMSEHKVRRLPVIDGHTLVGIVTQADVARALPDPKVGDLLEAISA
- a CDS encoding DUF2267 domain-containing protein; its protein translation is MVPQLETVATAPGVTFHHLLERVRYEGAYPTRERAETAVRAVLAAFGRQLTGDERVQLAACLPVEAALVFTSQVPEIEPLTGWGFVKDLAARAGLTPATARWEAGAVLHVVAALAGPDLLDRVLAALPPGYALLFGRAELTQPLGRRP
- a CDS encoding Hsp20/alpha crystallin family protein — encoded protein: MLMRTDPFREFDRLTQQLLGTTGTWSRPSAVPMDAYRNGDEYVIALDLPGVTPDAIEIDVERNMLTVKAERRPLVKADDVQMELSERPLGVFSRQLVLADTLDTERISADYDAGVLTLRIPIAERAKPRKIAIGEGSARKQLSS
- a CDS encoding helix-turn-helix domain-containing protein, which encodes MIGTVFRSEDVPVEDRFDCWRDMLGRTRSSDMASAHADAFWAECRLMELGPVTVLPMAALPARYRRGPAMVRRSDPELYHLSLLLDGGLGLDQAGRADTFGPGDLHLVDSSHPYDLGPDREGDCRPVRGVGVDFPKALLPLPEDRVHALLGRALPAADGIGALLRDCLTGLDRQADFLRPSDAPRLGTVVLDLVAALVAHVLEAETALPPESRRQVMFRRISAFIRRNLQDPRLTPPAVAAAHHISLSQLHRIFQLEAHGETVAAFIRARRLEGAGRDLADSRTSAEPVHVVAARWGFPRAPEFTRAFRTAYGCSPTEHRMRALSERRGPTPVEPTATTEPPRGPVP